One stretch of Archocentrus centrarchus isolate MPI-CPG fArcCen1 chromosome 5, fArcCen1, whole genome shotgun sequence DNA includes these proteins:
- the LOC115780256 gene encoding negative elongation factor C/D yields the protein MDEEYYSGGGDWEGTEGSMEDGYGEGENDGNIQEACLQKFSSRDYIMEPAIFNTLKTYFQAGGSPEQVIQLLSENYSAVAQTVNLLAEWLIQMGVEPAQVQERVENHLKSLLIKHFDPQKADSIFTVEGETPAWLEQMIAHTTWRDLFYKLAEAHPDCLMLNFTVKLISDAGYQGEITSVSTACQQLEVFSRVLRTSLATLLDGGEENLEKNLPEFAKMVCHGEHTYLFAQAMMSILAQEEQGGSAVRRIGQEVQKSAHERGHDASQITLALGTAAAYPRACQALGAMLSKGALNPADITVLFKMFSSMDPPPVELIRVPAFLDLFMQSLFKPGSKINQDHKHKYIHILAYAASVVETWKKNKRVNINKDELKSTSKAIETVHNLCCNENKGATELIAELGTLYQCIRFPVVAMGVLKWVDWTVSEPRYFQLQTDHTPVHLALLDEICTCHQLLHPQVLQLLIKLFETEHSQLDVMEQLELKKTLLDRMVHLLSRGYVLPVVSYIRKCLEKLNTDISLIRYFVTEVLDVIAPPYTSDFVQLFLPILENDSIAGTIRTEGEHDPVAEFIAHCKSNFIMIN from the exons ATGGACGAGGAATATTACAGCGGTGGGGGAGACTGGGAAGGCACGGAGGGAAGCATG GAGGATGGTTATGGTGAAGGAGAAAATGATGGGAATATCCAGGAAGCTTGCCTACAGAAATTCTCCAGTAGGGATTACATCATGGAGCCTGCCATCTTCAACACCCTCAAAAC ATATTTCCAAGCAGGTGGTTCTCCAGAGCAGGTCATccagcttctctctgaaaaTTACTCTGCTGTGGCTCAGACTGTTAATTTGCTGGCTGAGTGGCTCATCCAGATGG GTGTGGAGCCTGCTCAGGTCCAAGAACGAGTAGAAAATCACCTCAAGAGTCTCCTGATCAAACACTTTGACCCCCAGAAAGCTGATTCCATCTTCACCGTTGAAGGAGAG ACTCCTGCTTGGCTGGAGCAGATGATAGCACACACAACGTGGAGAGATCTCTTCTATAAGCTGGCAGAGGCTCACCCTGACTGCCTGATGCTCAACTTCACTGTAAAG cTCATTTCAGACGCAGGTTACCAGGGAGAGATCACCAGTGTGTCTACAGCCTGTCAGCAGCTGGAAGTTTTCTCCCGGGTGTTGAGGACATCTTTGGCCACGCTGCTGgatggaggagaagaaaacCTGGAGAAGAACCTGCCAGAATTTGCT AAAATGGTGTGTCACGGCGAGCACACCTACCTCTTTGCCCAGGCGATGATGTCCATCCTCGCTCAGGAGGAACAGGGAGGTTCAGCTGTCCGTAGGATCGGTCAGGAGGTGCAAAAGTCTGCGCATGAGAG AGGTCATGATGCCAGTCAGATAACTCTTGCGCTCGGTACAGCGGCAGCCTACCCTCGAGCCTGCCAGGCTCTTGGTGCCATGTTGTCCAAAGGAGCCCTGAATCCTGCTGATATAACAGTTCTGTTCAAGATGTTTAGCAGCATGGACCCTCCTCCTGTTGAACTG ATCAGAGTGCCGGCCTTTCTAGACCTATTTATGCAGTCCCTTTTCAAGCCTGGATCAAAGATCAACCAAGAccataaacacaaatacatcCACATCTTGGCCTATGCTGCCAGTGTGGTTGAGACATGGAAAAAG aACAAGCGAGTCAACATTAATAAAGATGAGCTGAAGTCAACCTCCAAGGCCATTGAGACTGTGCACAACCTGTGCTGCAATGAGAACAAAGGCGCTACGGAGCTGATCGCTGAGCTCGGCACTTTGTACCAGTGCATAAG GTTTCCAGTGGTGGCTATGGGAGTTCTGAAGTGGGTGGACTGGACGGTGTCTGAGCCGCGGTACTTCCAGCTGCAAACAGACCACACTCCAGTCCATTTAGCTTTACTGGATGAG ATCTGTACGTGTCACCAGCTGCTGCATCCGCAGGTCCTTCAGCTGCTCATCAAGCTCTTTGAGACGGAGCACTCTCAGCTGGACGTCATGGAGCAG CTGGAGTTGAAGAAGACTCTGCTGGACCGAATGGTTCACCTGCTCAGCCGTGGCTATGTCCTGCCCGTCGTCAGTTATATCCGCAAATGTCTGGAGAAACTCAACACGGATATCTCCCTCATTAGATATTTTGTCACTGAG GTGCTGGATGTGATTGCGCCTCCCTACACATCGGATTTTGTTCAGCTCTTCTTGCCCATCCTCGAGAACGACAGCATCGCAGGAACAATCCGCACAGAAGGAGAACACGATCCCGTTGCTGAGTTTATTG CTCACTGCAAGTCGAACTTCATCATGATTAACTGA